From Micromonospora rhizosphaerae, the proteins below share one genomic window:
- a CDS encoding zinc ribbon domain-containing protein gives MKADPQVQRRLLDLQAIDTALAQLAHRRRTLPERAELEALAREISALEDERVRAQVAVDDLDRDIARQEKDIEQVRARKSKDEARLAAGTGPARELEALQHELVSLNRRQSDLEDAELELMEQRETAQGVLDGIERRMAEARDRRAAAEQRRDESLAEIAKEEEFKRSARQPLANDLPADLVTLYNRIREDTGLGAALLTAARCGGCRLELSGADLARIRKADPDEVVRCEECRRIMVRTSESGL, from the coding sequence GTGAAGGCTGACCCGCAGGTCCAGCGCCGCCTGCTCGACCTCCAGGCGATCGACACCGCCCTCGCCCAGCTCGCCCACCGGCGCCGGACGCTGCCGGAGCGGGCCGAGCTCGAGGCCCTGGCCCGGGAGATCTCCGCGCTGGAGGACGAGCGGGTCCGCGCCCAGGTGGCCGTCGACGACCTGGACCGGGACATCGCTCGGCAGGAGAAGGACATCGAGCAGGTGCGGGCGCGCAAGAGCAAGGACGAGGCCCGGCTCGCCGCCGGCACCGGCCCGGCGCGGGAGCTGGAGGCGCTCCAGCACGAGCTGGTCTCGCTGAACCGCCGGCAGAGCGACCTGGAGGACGCCGAGCTGGAGCTGATGGAGCAGCGGGAGACCGCGCAGGGCGTGCTCGACGGGATCGAACGGCGGATGGCCGAGGCGCGCGACCGGCGGGCGGCGGCCGAGCAGCGCCGGGACGAGAGCCTCGCCGAGATCGCCAAGGAGGAGGAGTTCAAGCGGTCCGCCCGCCAGCCGCTCGCCAACGACCTCCCAGCCGACCTGGTCACCCTCTACAACCGGATCCGGGAGGACACCGGGCTCGGCGCGGCCCTGCTCACCGCCGCCCGCTGCGGCGGCTGCCGCCTGGAGCTCTCCGGCGCCGACCTGGCCCGGATCCGCAAGGCCGACCCGGACGAGGTGGTCCGCTGCGAGGAATGCCGGCGGATCATGGTACGGACCAGCGAGTCGGGGCTGTAG